The stretch of DNA GGCTGCCAGGTCCTCGGTGAAGGGCGTGGTCTGTGAATCCTGCTGCGGGTTTTCGTGGTTGCTCATACGGCTATCGGGGCCTTAATCGTCGGGTGGTGCTGGTATCCGACCACTTCGAAGTCATCGAGGGTGTAGTCGAAGATGGAGTCCGGCTTGCGGGTGATCAACAGCCGCGGGTAGTCGTAGGGTTCGCGGGCCAGCTGTTTGAGGACCTGGTCCATGTGGTTGTCGTAGATGTGGACGTCGCCGCCTGTCCAGACGAATTCGCCGGGTTCCAGGCCGGTCTGCTGGGCCAGCATGCAGGTCAGCAGGGCGTAGGACGCGATGTTGAACGGAACGCCCAGGAAGGTGTCCGCCGACCGCTGGTACAGCTGGCAGGAGAGTTTGCCGTCGGCAACGTAGAACTGGAAGAAGGCATGGCACGGGGGCAATGCCATGTTCTTGAGCTCGGCGACGTTCCAGGCCGAGACGATGTGGCGGCGCGAGTCCGGATTGGTCTTCAGGTTTTCGACCAATTCGGCGATCTGGTCGATGTGGCCGCCCTCGGGGGTGGGCCAGGAACGCCACTGGACCCCGTAGACGGGACCGAGTTCACCCTCTGCGTCGGCCCATTCGTTCCAGATCGTGACGCCCTGGTCCTGCATCCATTTCACATTCGAGTCCCCGCGCAGGAACCAGAGGAGTTCCACCGCAACGGACTTGAAATGGACGCGCTTGGTGGTGACCAGGGGGAAGCCCCGGCCCAGGTCAAAGCGCAGCTGGCGGCCGAACACGCTGGTGGTACCGGTCCCGGTGCGGTCCGATTTGTGCGTGCCGTGGTCCAGGACATCACGCAGCAGGTCTTCATAGGGCGTTGGAATGCTCACGCTCCCAGTCTACTGAGGTGCCCCAAAAGCCGGGACCGTGTTAAGGACTTCAGTCGTCGAACGGCTTGAACCGCTCGACGGCCACGACTTTGCTCTTGCTGGAGTGCGCCACATGGCACACGATGATCTCGCCCGGCGCCAGGTACGGGTCGCTGGAAGGCAGCAGTGTCCGGAGCCTGGGGCTCATGTGTTTGCCGAGCTGCGCCAGGATGGTGGGCAGCGCCGGACGGTGCGTGCAGACCGCCACTGCCCGCCGCTTGTCGAACAGTGCTTCGACGGCGCCGGCCGTCTTGTGCGGGTGGCGGGCGTGCCGGTGCTCGGTGAGGGCCTCGTTCAGCTTCACCTTGGCATCCGTCGCCTTGGCGTACGGGGCAATGGTGGCCACGCACCGTAGCCACGGGCTCGAGACGATGCGGCCGGGTTTCCAGCTCTGCAGCAGCCGTCCGACTGCCTGCGCCTGCCGCATGCCGGTGGCCGCGAGCGGGCGGTCCCCTTCGGCCTTCGTCCAGGAGGACCGTGGTTTCGCCTTGGCATGGCGCACGATCAGCAGTGGCCAGGTGTCCAGTTCGCCCCGGGCATGTGCGGCGACAAGGTGGTCCAGGGGGCCGACGTCGCCCGGGTTGCTTAGCAGGCCGGCCGCCTTCTCCGGCGAACACCACATGACGCTGTCCACTTCCTTGCCGTCCGGCAGGAGCGGGGCGCCGTCGACGTCGACGGCCCAGTAGTGGACCACCTTCAGTCCGGCGGGAACGTGGTAGTGGATCGGCGGCAGCGGGATGCCCAGTGGCGCCTTGAGCCCGATTTCCTCTTCCACCTCGCGGGTGGCGCACTCGGGAATGGTCTCGCCGGGATCGATCTTGCCCTTGGGCCAGGACCAGTCGTCATACCGGGGGCGGTGGATCAGCAGGACTTCGAGCTTGTCCTTGTCCGCCGGGCTGATGCGCCATGGCACGGCGCCGGCCGCGGTGACGGCTATCGCTTCGCCGGCATGGTCGCTCTGGTCCGCGACCAGCGAATCGCTGCTCACATCGGCGCTTACATCGCCACTCACATTACTACTCAATGACAGGGCCCCTAGCGCAGACCTGTGGTGCGTTGCCGGGAGCGGGAAGCGAGCAGCCAGGACTGCACATCTTCAAGGTTCCGGCCGTCTTCGGCGAGGTGGTGGCGGCTCCATTCGCCGTGGCGGTCCAGGTGCCAGCTGGCCGTGCCCGGGTCCATGTACCGGCGCAGCAGGTCCATGACGTAGCTCGTGTCATCCCCGCTGGTGAGCTGCACGAGGGCCTCCACCCGGCGGTCCAGGTTGCGGTGCATCATGTCGGCCGAGCCGATGTAGACCACCGGGTCCCCGCCGTTGGCGAAGGCGAAAACGCGTGAGTGTTCCAGGAACCTGCCCAGGACGGAGCGGACCGTGATGTTTTCGCTGAGGCCGGGAACTCCCGGGCGCAGCGAGCAGATCCCGCGGACAATGATGTCCACCGGTACACCGGCCTGGGAGGCCCGGTAGAGCGAATCGATGATGGCTTCATCCACCATCGAGTTGACCTTGATCTGGACGCGGGCGCCCAGGCCGGCCCGGGCGTTGCGGATTTCCGCCTCGATCCGGTCAATGAGGCCGGACCGGACCGAGCGCGGGGCCACGAGGAGCCGCTTGAAGGTGGACTTCGGTGCGTAGCCGGAGAGCTGGTTGAAGAGCTTTGAAAGGTCCTCGCCCACCTGCTCGTTGGCCGTGAGCAGGCCCAGGTCTTCGTAGTAGCGGGCCGTGCGCGGGTGGTAATTCCCGGTGCCGATGTGGCAGTAGCGGCGCAGTCCGTCCACCTCCTGGCGCACCACGAGGGACAGCTTGCAGTGGGTCTTGAGGCCCACGATGCCGTAGACCACGTGCACGCCGGCCTGCTCCAGCTTCCGGGCCCAGGAGATGTTGGCCTGTTCATCGAAGCGGGCCTTGATCTCCACGAGCGCCAGGACCTGCTTGCCGGCCTCGGCGGCATCGATCAGGGCATCGACGATCGGGGAGTCGCCGGAGGTGCGGTAGAGGGTCTGCTTGATGGCCTGGACCTTGGGGTCGGAGGCCGCCTGTTCCAAAAACGCCTGGACCGAGGTGGAGAAGGAATCGTAGGGGTGGTGCAGCAGGATGTCCCGCCGGCGCATGGCCGCGAAGACATTGGCCGGCTTGGAGGTTTCCGACTCGTTCAGGTACCGCGAGGTGTGCGGGACATGCTTGGGATAGTGCAGGTCCGCCCGGTCGATCCCGGAGATGACCGAGAGCCCGCGCAGGTCCAGCGGCGCCGGCATGGTGTAGACCTCGGATTCCTCGACGCCGAGCTCGCGGATCAGCAGCGCCCGGATGTTGGGGTTGATGTCGTTGGTGAGTTCGAGCCGCACGGGCGGACCGAAGCGGCGGCGCAGGAGTTCCTTTTCCAGCGCCTGCAGCAGGTTCTCGGCGTCGTCCTCTTCCACTTCGACGTCCTCGTTGCGGGTGACGCGGAAGGTGTGGTGCTCGAGGACCTCCATCCCGGCGAACAGCTGGTCCAGGTGCTCGGCGATGACTTCCTCGAGCGCGATGAACCGCGCCACCCGGCCCGGAATCGAGCCGGCGCGGGGGCCATCGATGGAGATCAGCCGGGGCAGCTGGTCCGGGACCTTGAGGCGTGCGAAGAGTTCCTTGTCGCTGACCGGGTTGCGGACCACCACGGCCAGGTTCAGGGACAGCCCGGAAATGTAGGGGAAGGGGTGGGCCGGGTCCACGGCCAGCGGCGTGAGGATCGGGAAGACCTTCTCGGCGAACATGGCGCTGAGCTGGTCCTTGGCCTGCGAATCCAGCTCACCCCAGTGCACGAGGTGGATGTGTTCGTTGGCCAGGGCCGGACGGATCTGTTCCGCGTAGACCCGGGCATGGCGCTGCTGCAGCCGGTGGGCGGCATCGCCGATCTGTTCCAGGACCTGCATGGGGCTCAGCCCGGCGGGGGAGGGCACGGCGAGTCCGGTGGCGATCCGGCGCTTCAGCCCGGCGACACGGACCATAAAGAACTCGTCCAGGTTGGAGGCGAAGATGGACAGGAAGCTGACCCGCTCCAGCAGGTACAGGTCCGGATCCTCGGCCAGTTCCAGGACGCGGGAGTTGAAGGCGAGCCAGCTCAGCTCCCGGTCCAGGAACCGGTCCGGGCCGATTTCGCCCTCCGGTTCCAGGTTGGGCGCGAACTCGGGGATATCGATCCGGTCCTGGGTGGCGCGCGAGGCGGGCACTTCGGAGGAACCGAAACGTGCCCGCACCGGAAGGGCGGCCGTTTCCGGCGCGGCGGGTTCCGATGTGGCCGTTTCCGGCGTCGCGGGTTCCGACGTGGCTGTCCGGGCAGTGTCCCGTTGCATGATCTCTCCTAATGCCGGCGCGATTTAGTTTCAACCATACAAGCAATCACCGCGTGGCGAGCCCAGGTTCCGGCCGGTAGCGCAGGGCCGTCCGTCGGGTGGATTCTCCGGCCGATTAACGTCCGGTCAGCGCCCGGCCAACGGCGCGTACATCACGTCAACGTCCCAGCGGGTGAAGCCAAGCCGCCGGTACAGCGAGACGGCCGGAATATTGTCCGCGTCGACGTAGAGCATGACGGCGTGCAGGCCCTGTCCCTCCAGGTATCTGATGCCGGCGACGGTCAGTGCCTTGCCCAGTCCGGTGCCCTGCGCCGCCGGGGTGACGCCGACGACGTAGACCTCGCCGATCGCGGGGTGGTCGCCGTGCCGGGGGTGCACCTTGGTCCAGTGGAACCCGAGGAGCCGGCCCGTGCCGTCCACGGCGAGCAGGAAACCGGCGGGCTCAAACCATGGCTCGGCCATCCTGGCGTCCAGGTCGGCACGCGTCATGTTGCCCTGTTCCGGATGGTGGGCGAAGGCGGCTTTGTTGGCGGCAAGCCAAGCGTCCTCGTCCTGGCCCGGCACGAAGGCCCGCAGCGTCACACCGTCCGGCAGGGCGACATCAGGTAGCACGACATCGGGCTGTTCCGCCGCCGCCGTGGCCAGCCGCATCTTCCACAGCTCGCGCACAGCGCCGTAGCCGTACCGTGCGGCAAGTTCCGCCGCGGCCTCGTGATTGCCATGGGACCACGCCTTGAGGCCCGCGAAGCCGCGGGTGTCCCGGAGTTCGCGCACCAGCCGGTCCGCCACGCCCTGGTTGCGGTAGCTCGGGTGGACGGCGACCTCCAGCACGCCCGTGCCGTCCGGTTCCTCGACGACGACGGCGACGCCCGCGAGGTCCTGGGCCGCCGGTGCCGCCGCGGGGCCGGACTTGTCCTCCGGGGAGTAGAGGGCCAGCGTCAGCAGGGAATGGTCACCGGCGTCGGCGGCCCGGAGCGTCACGAGGGTCTGCTCGGACAGCGGCGGGTTCCCGTCGGATTCCTCGGCGGCGGCCGCGAGGGCTTGGACGTCCTTCAGCAGCTGTTCCGCCACGGCTCCTTTGGTGGCGAGGACAGGCCAGTTCTCCGGATGCGCAGGACTCATGGTGCAAGGCTATACGCCAGGCCCGGATCCGGAGCGGATTTGAAGGTTTCGGAACGGGGACGTATAGTCGATATCTCATCCGGCCTTGCGGGTTAAACCCGTCGGGCAGGATACGAGGGGGATCCACCACTGGGGTGGCCTCGATACGTTCGACCCGTATGTCCTCCACTGCAGCAAGATGCAACACGAAAGCCCCGGACTCCTGAGTCCGGGGCTTTCGGCGTGCATGGGCTGTTCCTGTGGCCCTGGGGTCCGGCGGTCAGGCCTCGGTCAGTTCTTCCTCCGGCTGGCGGACCAGGGTCAGCCGGTAGCCGACGTTGCGCACCGTGCTGATCAGGTTCTCGTGGTCGGCGCCGAGCTTGGCCCGCAGCCGCCGCACATGGACGTCCACGGTGCGCGTGCCGCCGTAATAGTCGTAGCCCCACACCTCGGTCAGCAACTGCTGGCGGGTGAAGACACGGCCCGGGTGCTGGGCCAGGTACTTCAGCAGTTCGAATTCCTTGAACGTCAGGTTCAGGGGGGCGCCGTTGACCCGGGCCGTGTAGCTGGCCTCATCGATCACGACGCCGGCGGCACGGATCTCCGTCGGGGCATCATCCTGGTCCGGTACGGCCCGCGCGACGCCGAGCCGGATGCGGGCTTCGACCTCCGCCGGGCCGGCGGACTCCAGGAGAATGTCGTCCACGGCCCAGGCCGAGGAGACGGCGGCCATGCCGCCTTCCGTGAGGATCAGCATCAGCGGGGCGCTCAGGCCGGTGGCCTTAAGCAGTTGGGTGAGCGAACGGGCGCCGACCAGATCCTTGCGGGCGTCAAGCAGCACGATGTCGCAGGGGTCGGTATCCAGCAGGGCCGTGGGCTCGGCGGGCAGGATGTGCACGCGGTGGTTCAGCAGTTCCAGTGCGGGCAGAACGTCCACCGATGATCCGGTGCTGTTCGTTAGTAGCAGGATGTGCGACATGGTTCCTCCAAAGGGTGTCCGCGCATCGTTGGGCGTCTGAACCGGGCTCTCACCGGCCGATACTGGTGTCCTTCGACGGTTCCCGGGTTTCGTAGCGGGCGGCCGGCAGGTCGCCGGTCAACGCCGCTATAAGAAAGCCGAAACAAGAAAGCCGAAGCCGGACTCGTAGCTGAGTCCGAGTATACCCAAATGCCGCTTTCCGGACACTGTCCCGTCACCGGCGGCTGCACCCTTTGCGACACAAAACGGTCACATAGGGCAGGATTGATCCGTCAGGGCCCCGCGGCCCTGGTGATGATGAGCCAAGTCGAATTGGGGTCCGCAGTGAGCGAAGGTACGCATTGATGGCGGGTAAGCAGTGAAGTCCTGGAGGATCGGAATCATCGGCCTGGCCGGGCTCGCCGCCGTGGTCGCAGGCGCCTACTCTTCGCCCCTTGTCCTGCTGGCCGTCGCGGTGCTCACCGCCGTCGGCATCGGCATCGGTTGGCCGCACTTCCTCGGAATCCCGGCCAAGAAGACCCTCGCCGTGCTGATCGGCCTGCCCGGGGTGGGTTCCGCGGTGGCCGCCACCTACCTTCCGGCTCCGGGCTTCCTGGACTGGACCCCCTCGTTCATGGCGGTCGGAGTGATGGCCGTCTTCGTCATGCAGTTGCTCCGCGGAACCGGCCAGGCACAACGGCTCGAGTCGACCCTGGGGTCCTGCGCCGGCGTGCTGCTGTCCTGCCTGGGGGCCGGCTGGATAGCCTGCTCCCGCTTCAACGGGGTCCGGGAAATGTTCCTGGTGGCCGCCGTCAGCGCCGCCATCGCCCTGCTGGCCGGGCTGATCCGCTGGCCGGACCGGGTGGTGGCGCCGCTGGGCATTGCCGGTGCCGGGCTGGCAGGCCCGCTGGCGGGCCTGGTGTTCTCCGACATCGCCGTGATCCCGGCCGCCGTCGTGGGTATTGTGGTGGGGTCCGTGCTGGTGAGTTTCCGCCGCCTGGTGGTCCTGCGCGACGAACCGCTGACCCTCGCCGCGGCCCTGGGGATGGGGTTGGGGCCGGTCTCGGCCGTCGGTTCGCTGGCCTACTTCATAGACAAACTACTTATCTACTAACGCGTTAGGATGGCATCATGTCCGTACTTGCATATGAAATCTTCTTCCTCGTCCTGCTCGGCGTTGCGAGCCTTTCCATGGCCTGGTTTGCCGGCTTTGTGGTCTACCGCCTCTTCAAGGGCCAGAAGTAAACAGCCAGAAGTAAGCACCCGTCCTGAACCTGTAGTTTCCAGAGGTAGCTGCTGTGCCGATTGAAATTCCTACTGATCTGACACCCGAACTTGTCCCGTTGTCCTGGCTCATTGGTGAGTGGGAGGGCCGTGGCCGGCTGGGGGCCGGGGAAGAGGATTCTGAGCATTTCCTGCAACACGTCTCCTTCACCCATAACGGCCTGCCGTACCTGCAGTACCGCGCCGAAAGCTGGCTGGTCGACGACGAAGGCACCAAGCTCCGTCCGCTGACCGTCGAGACCGGCTTCTGGGCACTGGAACGCAAGCAGCGGGAAGAGGACGGCGGGCCGGGGCTTATTCCGGCTGACATCGTGCCCGTGCTCAAGAGCGCCGACGAAGTCGAAGCCCTCCGTAACAAAGACGGCGGCTTCGATATCTCGGTGTCCATCGCGCACCCCGGAGGAATCTCCGAGCTGTACTACGGCCAGATCAAGGGCCCCCAGATCCAGCTCAGCACCGACATGGTGATGCGCGGGAGCCACTCGAAGGAATACGCGGCGGCCACCCGGATCTTCGGGCTCGTCGAGGGGAACCTGCTCTGGCGCTGGGATGTCGCTGCCGGCAAGGGCACGACGCCGGGCGGCGGCCTGGAGGCCCATGCCTCCGCCATCCTCAAGAAAGTAAGCTGACCAGCCCACCGGCTGGCATCAGGGGCCTCACTGGTTTTTCCGTTGTCCGCGGCGAGTGCAGGGAGCAACACAGTGAACAGTGCAGTGAACGGCAACAGCCGGGATTACAGCGATCTCAAGGCCGTCTACTTCAACGGCACCCTCAAGAAGTCCCCGGAGCGGTCCAATACCGAGGGCCTGATCGAGGTCAGCCGGCGGATCATGGCGAAGCAGGGTGTCACCACCCGCGTCATCCGGACCGTGGACCACGATATCGCCAGCGGAGTCTACCCGGACATGCGCGAGCACGGCTGGGAAACGGACGAGTGGCCCGAACTGTATCCCGCCGTCCAGGAAGCGGACATCGTGATCGTCGCCGGACCCATCTGGCTGGGCGACAACTCCTCGCAGACCAAGAAGCTGATCGAGCGCCTCTACGCCCACTCCGGGCAGCTGAACGCCAAGGGCCAGTGGGCCTACTACCCCAAGGCCGGAGGCTGCCTGATCACCGGCAATGAGGACGGCATCAAACACTGCGCCATGAATGTCCTCTACAGCCTCCAGCACATCGGCTTCACCATTCCGCCACAGGCCGACGCCGGCTGGATCGGCCCGGTGGGTCCCGGACCGAGCTACCTCGACGAAGGCTCGGGCGGTCCGGAAAGCGACTTCACCAACCGCAATACCACCTTCATGACCTGGAACCTGCTGCACCTCGCCCGGATGCTCAAGGACGCCGGCGGCATTCCCGCCTACGGCAACCTTCCCGGGGCCTGGAAGGCGGGCACCCGCTTCGACTTCGAAAATCCGGAATACCGCTAAGCCTCGAGGACTTCTACTAGATATGACTACCAAGAGCCCCCTGTTGTCGCGCCCGGCCGCCGTCGAGGCCGGCGGCGCTGACGCCGGCGTCGCATCCCACTATGGCGAGCCGTTGCGCGAGCAGCGGGCGCTGGCCGCCGGCACCGCCGTCGTCGATCTGTCCTGCCGGGGCGTCGTCACCGTCAGCGGGCCGGACCGGCTGAGCTGGCTCAATACGCTGTCCTCCCAGCAGCTGACGAACCTTGCCCCGGGCCAGTCCAGCGAACTGCTGCTGCTCAGCGTGCAGGGCCGGATTGAGTTCGACGCGCGGGTGGTGGACGACGGCGGGACCACCTGGCTGATCGTGGAAGCCGCCGAGGCCGCGCCGCTGACCGAGTGGCTGACCAGGATGAAGTTCATGCTCCGGGTCGAGATCGCCGATGTTTCGGCGGACTGGGCCGTGCTCGGCTCCACCAGGCGGGTCCCGGAATGGTCGGCGCTGCGGGTCTGGGAAGACCCCTGGCCGCACGTCGGTGCGGGAGGCTACTCCTACGCCGTCGTGGGCGAGGACTCCCACCCCGGCCTGGAACGGCCGTGGTTCGAATACCTGGTTCCGGCAGCGGAACTCGAAGCGACAGTGGACGACCGGCCGCTGGCGGGCGTCTGGGCAGCCGAGGCGCTGCGCATTGCGGCGTGGCGGCCCAGATGGGGCGCCGAAACCGACGAGAGGACCATCCCGCACGAGCTCGACCTGCTGCGCACCGCCGTCCACCTGAACAAGGGCTGCTACAAGGGCCAGGAAACCATCGCCCGCGTCCACAACCTGGGCCATCCGCCCCGGCGGCTGGTGTTCCTGCAGCTCGACGGTTCCCAGCACACCATGCCCGCCGTCGGCAGCGAGATCCGCGCCGGCGACCGTAAGGTCGGCACGCTCACCTCGGTGGCACAGCACTACGAAATGGGCCCCGTGGCCCTGGCCGTCATCAAACGGTCCGTCGCTCCGGATGAAGTCCTGACGGTCCTTGACGGCGAAGAGCCCTACACCGCGGCCCAGGAA from Arthrobacter sp. PAMC25564 encodes:
- a CDS encoding folate-binding protein YgfZ, which produces MTTKSPLLSRPAAVEAGGADAGVASHYGEPLREQRALAAGTAVVDLSCRGVVTVSGPDRLSWLNTLSSQQLTNLAPGQSSELLLLSVQGRIEFDARVVDDGGTTWLIVEAAEAAPLTEWLTRMKFMLRVEIADVSADWAVLGSTRRVPEWSALRVWEDPWPHVGAGGYSYAVVGEDSHPGLERPWFEYLVPAAELEATVDDRPLAGVWAAEALRIAAWRPRWGAETDERTIPHELDLLRTAVHLNKGCYKGQETIARVHNLGHPPRRLVFLQLDGSQHTMPAVGSEIRAGDRKVGTLTSVAQHYEMGPVALAVIKRSVAPDEVLTVLDGEEPYTAAQEVIVAPDAGQVVGRRTGFLRGTH
- a CDS encoding permease, producing MKSWRIGIIGLAGLAAVVAGAYSSPLVLLAVAVLTAVGIGIGWPHFLGIPAKKTLAVLIGLPGVGSAVAATYLPAPGFLDWTPSFMAVGVMAVFVMQLLRGTGQAQRLESTLGSCAGVLLSCLGAGWIACSRFNGVREMFLVAAVSAAIALLAGLIRWPDRVVAPLGIAGAGLAGPLAGLVFSDIAVIPAAVVGIVVGSVLVSFRRLVVLRDEPLTLAAALGMGLGPVSAVGSLAYFIDKLLIY
- a CDS encoding FABP family protein encodes the protein MPIEIPTDLTPELVPLSWLIGEWEGRGRLGAGEEDSEHFLQHVSFTHNGLPYLQYRAESWLVDDEGTKLRPLTVETGFWALERKQREEDGGPGLIPADIVPVLKSADEVEALRNKDGGFDISVSIAHPGGISELYYGQIKGPQIQLSTDMVMRGSHSKEYAAATRIFGLVEGNLLWRWDVAAGKGTTPGGGLEAHASAILKKVS
- a CDS encoding response regulator transcription factor; its protein translation is MSHILLLTNSTGSSVDVLPALELLNHRVHILPAEPTALLDTDPCDIVLLDARKDLVGARSLTQLLKATGLSAPLMLILTEGGMAAVSSAWAVDDILLESAGPAEVEARIRLGVARAVPDQDDAPTEIRAAGVVIDEASYTARVNGAPLNLTFKEFELLKYLAQHPGRVFTRQQLLTEVWGYDYYGGTRTVDVHVRRLRAKLGADHENLISTVRNVGYRLTLVRQPEEELTEA
- a CDS encoding flavodoxin family protein, whose product is MNSAVNGNSRDYSDLKAVYFNGTLKKSPERSNTEGLIEVSRRIMAKQGVTTRVIRTVDHDIASGVYPDMREHGWETDEWPELYPAVQEADIVIVAGPIWLGDNSSQTKKLIERLYAHSGQLNAKGQWAYYPKAGGCLITGNEDGIKHCAMNVLYSLQHIGFTIPPQADAGWIGPVGPGPSYLDEGSGGPESDFTNRNTTFMTWNLLHLARMLKDAGGIPAYGNLPGAWKAGTRFDFENPEYR
- a CDS encoding NUDIX hydrolase: MSSDSLVADQSDHAGEAIAVTAAGAVPWRISPADKDKLEVLLIHRPRYDDWSWPKGKIDPGETIPECATREVEEEIGLKAPLGIPLPPIHYHVPAGLKVVHYWAVDVDGAPLLPDGKEVDSVMWCSPEKAAGLLSNPGDVGPLDHLVAAHARGELDTWPLLIVRHAKAKPRSSWTKAEGDRPLAATGMRQAQAVGRLLQSWKPGRIVSSPWLRCVATIAPYAKATDAKVKLNEALTEHRHARHPHKTAGAVEALFDKRRAVAVCTHRPALPTILAQLGKHMSPRLRTLLPSSDPYLAPGEIIVCHVAHSSKSKVVAVERFKPFDD
- a CDS encoding thymidylate synthase — protein: MSIPTPYEDLLRDVLDHGTHKSDRTGTGTTSVFGRQLRFDLGRGFPLVTTKRVHFKSVAVELLWFLRGDSNVKWMQDQGVTIWNEWADAEGELGPVYGVQWRSWPTPEGGHIDQIAELVENLKTNPDSRRHIVSAWNVAELKNMALPPCHAFFQFYVADGKLSCQLYQRSADTFLGVPFNIASYALLTCMLAQQTGLEPGEFVWTGGDVHIYDNHMDQVLKQLAREPYDYPRLLITRKPDSIFDYTLDDFEVVGYQHHPTIKAPIAV
- the mshD gene encoding mycothiol synthase gives rise to the protein MSPAHPENWPVLATKGAVAEQLLKDVQALAAAAEESDGNPPLSEQTLVTLRAADAGDHSLLTLALYSPEDKSGPAAAPAAQDLAGVAVVVEEPDGTGVLEVAVHPSYRNQGVADRLVRELRDTRGFAGLKAWSHGNHEAAAELAARYGYGAVRELWKMRLATAAAEQPDVVLPDVALPDGVTLRAFVPGQDEDAWLAANKAAFAHHPEQGNMTRADLDARMAEPWFEPAGFLLAVDGTGRLLGFHWTKVHPRHGDHPAIGEVYVVGVTPAAQGTGLGKALTVAGIRYLEGQGLHAVMLYVDADNIPAVSLYRRLGFTRWDVDVMYAPLAGR
- a CDS encoding RNA degradosome polyphosphate kinase, which encodes MQRDTARTATSEPATPETATSEPAAPETAALPVRARFGSSEVPASRATQDRIDIPEFAPNLEPEGEIGPDRFLDRELSWLAFNSRVLELAEDPDLYLLERVSFLSIFASNLDEFFMVRVAGLKRRIATGLAVPSPAGLSPMQVLEQIGDAAHRLQQRHARVYAEQIRPALANEHIHLVHWGELDSQAKDQLSAMFAEKVFPILTPLAVDPAHPFPYISGLSLNLAVVVRNPVSDKELFARLKVPDQLPRLISIDGPRAGSIPGRVARFIALEEVIAEHLDQLFAGMEVLEHHTFRVTRNEDVEVEEDDAENLLQALEKELLRRRFGPPVRLELTNDINPNIRALLIRELGVEESEVYTMPAPLDLRGLSVISGIDRADLHYPKHVPHTSRYLNESETSKPANVFAAMRRRDILLHHPYDSFSTSVQAFLEQAASDPKVQAIKQTLYRTSGDSPIVDALIDAAEAGKQVLALVEIKARFDEQANISWARKLEQAGVHVVYGIVGLKTHCKLSLVVRQEVDGLRRYCHIGTGNYHPRTARYYEDLGLLTANEQVGEDLSKLFNQLSGYAPKSTFKRLLVAPRSVRSGLIDRIEAEIRNARAGLGARVQIKVNSMVDEAIIDSLYRASQAGVPVDIIVRGICSLRPGVPGLSENITVRSVLGRFLEHSRVFAFANGGDPVVYIGSADMMHRNLDRRVEALVQLTSGDDTSYVMDLLRRYMDPGTASWHLDRHGEWSRHHLAEDGRNLEDVQSWLLASRSRQRTTGLR